The DNA window CGCCTTGCAGTCATTAAGGAACTGGCTGGGGCTGAAGCGCGCGCCGCCCAGGGCGGCCACCGTCCATCCGCCGAGAGAATGGCCGATGGCCGCGATGCGGTTCGGCGTGATCGCGCCGGCCAGGACGGGATCGGCTGTCACGGCGTCGATCACCCGGCTGAGGTCATGGGGGCGTTCCCACAGCTTGTCTGCCTGCGCGGGGGATTTGTCGAAGGTCGTCGTGCCCGGATGGTCGGGCGCGGCGACGACATAGCCCTGGTGAACCAGCTCTCCCGCCAGCCAGTTGAGGTTTCGCCAACTGCCGCCATAGCCGTGGGACAGGACGACAAGCGGGTGTGCCTCGCCGGCCGGCTTGGCATCGGTGATGGCGGGGATGCCGTGGAAAACGCGGTTCGCGCCGACCTCTGCGACCGGGCCGGTGTCGGCGGTCGGATACCAGATGCTGACATGCAGCGGCCGGTCGCCGCTGGTGTCGGGTAGCGTCGTCTCCTTGAAGCCGATGGCGTCGGCGGCGTGCGCGGCCGATATGGAAAGGGCGATCAGCAGCGCGGATAGAAAGGTCTTGGGCATGGGTAGCTCCGGTCAGGATTTAGCGGATGTGCCTTGCCGGATGTCGAAGCCGCCGGAGACCTCAAACGCGATCTAGGACGCGCTCAACTGCTTGAATTGCAGCGCTTGGCTACAGAATCGCGTCGATGCCTTTGGTCTTGGCGAGAGCAAGGAGTTTCAGGGACGGGCCGCTGGGCTTCTTCTCGCCACGTTCCCACTTGCTGACCAGCGATGTTGTGACGTTAAGCGCCAAGGCGAAGGTAGCTTGGCTGAAACCGGATTCCTCGCGGATCGCCTTGATGCCTGCCGCGTCAAGTTCCTCGACCGGGGTCAGGCAACCGACGTCGAAATGCCGCATGGTCGCCTTGTCGACAACGCCATGGCGATAGAGGCCAGACACGGTCTCGTGCAAGACCTCTAGCGCATCGCTGCGATACTTCGATTTACGGGTAGCCTCCATGGCTGATCTCGATCCAATTCGCTGTCAGGAGTTGCTCGATACGCGCGCCCACCAAAACCTTTGCCAGATCACGGTAAAGGTCCAATTCATGGGCGCCGAGGTTGGCCTTCTCGTTCTTCGGGAAGACGTAGATAAACAACGCCCGGTCGCCCACCACATGCACGATAACACTACGATAGCCGCCAGACTTGCCGGCGCCCGGTCGGGCAATGCGCTGCTTGATCAAATGTTTGCCAAGCTGCGCATCGATCCGGCCGTTTTCTAGTTCTTCGACCGCTTTGAGAAGAATGGCGTCGTCAAGTCCGAGCTTGTGCGCTCGTTTGGCAAATTCGGGCGATTTCAGAACTCGCATCAATGCGTGCTCCAATTGGGCGACGAAGCCGCGACATTTCGCTCTCCGTTGGTGTGGTGCCCAACTGGGGCTCACTTTCGCAAGCGGGCTTAATCTATGGCACTCAGTGCTATAAATCAAGCCCGGCTGAATTGTCCTAAAGCGCCTTTTCGACCGCCTCGACGACGATCTCCGCCTCGGGCGTGGTGTCGGGCGAGAAGCGGTCGATGACGGTGCCGTCGCGGCCGATCAGGAATTTCTCGAAGTTCCAGAGCACTTCCGGCGCCTCGGTGGGCGTGATGCCGTAGCCGACGAGGGCGGCGCGGAAATCGGTGCCGGGCAGGGTACG is part of the Pleomorphomonas sp. PLEO genome and encodes:
- a CDS encoding helix-turn-helix domain-containing protein gives rise to the protein MEATRKSKYRSDALEVLHETVSGLYRHGVVDKATMRHFDVGCLTPVEELDAAGIKAIREESGFSQATFALALNVTTSLVSKWERGEKKPSGPSLKLLALAKTKGIDAIL
- a CDS encoding alpha/beta hydrolase family protein; this translates as MPKTFLSALLIALSISAAHAADAIGFKETTLPDTSGDRPLHVSIWYPTADTGPVAEVGANRVFHGIPAITDAKPAGEAHPLVVLSHGYGGSWRNLNWLAGELVHQGYVVAAPDHPGTTTFDKSPAQADKLWERPHDLSRVIDAVTADPVLAGAITPNRIAAIGHSLGGWTVAALGGARFSPSQFLNDCKAQLNPRTCGLAGELGIDPTNANQLDADMSDARVGAIVSLDLGLARGFTSESLAAFRVPALIFGAGVDIGDLPAKLESGYLAANLPKATTTYVEIADAMHFSFMQLCKPGAAELIEQDTPGDGIVCKDGGARGRETIHRQVADMIIAFLAKAIPAK
- a CDS encoding type II toxin-antitoxin system RelE/ParE family toxin, translated to MRVLKSPEFAKRAHKLGLDDAILLKAVEELENGRIDAQLGKHLIKQRIARPGAGKSGGYRSVIVHVVGDRALFIYVFPKNEKANLGAHELDLYRDLAKVLVGARIEQLLTANWIEISHGGYP